TAATAACAGAGGATTTGCCTAAAAAAATTAAGAAAAAGGATTATTTAAATAGAATATTAAATGATGTGGAAATAATCTATACAGAAGATAAAGAATATGATATAGAAAGTTATTTTGGAAATTTTATTTATAAATTAGATATTTCAAATGAAGATTTTATAATTTTATATGATTATATTTTGTGGTCTAAATATGAATGTTACAGCAGCATAAAATATAATTATTATAAGAAAAATTTTAAGAAGTTATATAGTTATTTAAAGAAAATTAAGGAAGAAAATAATTTAAAATCTAAATATGATAACGATGAATATAATCGGGCATAGTCATGCCCTCTTTAGTGAATAAAACGTAAATAAAATAAATTGAATATATATAATCTTAGGGGAATTGGAGAGGGTGAATACTTAATTAATTCCCCAAGCACTATAATTTTAAAAAGGAGGAATTTATAATGAATGAAGAAAGAGTAGTAACAAGTCCAGTATTGGCTAAGAGTTTATTAAAAAAGGATTATAAAATTATAGACATTAGACCCAATAGGCACGATAAAAGGTTATCTGTATTTGTATTTAATTATAAGGAAGGAATAGATGAACTTATACAAGAGTACAGGCAAAAGATGATAGAAAAAAAGGAAAGTAAAATTGAAGTAGAATTATAAAGAGTGTTTGCAGATGCAGATACTCTTTTAATTTAGAGTTTTAATAGAAGTATATTTAATATATTTCATTTTAACATTCTCCCTAAGGTAGCTTATTATAGCTACCTTTTTTAAATAGGATAAAAAAATATAT
The DNA window shown above is from Haloimpatiens massiliensis and carries:
- a CDS encoding DUF5659 domain-containing protein, which codes for MNEERVVTSPVLAKSLLKKDYKIIDIRPNRHDKRLSVFVFNYKEGIDELIQEYRQKMIEKKESKIEVEL